In Methanomicrobia archaeon, the DNA window AGGTCGGATTTTGCATGGAGCTTCAAAGGGAAAGTGCTCACTAAGTTGGGCCAATACGAAGAAGCGCTAGAGTGTCACGACAAAGCTCTTGAAATTAATCCGTTGTCGGAATATGCATGGAACGACAAAGGAGATACACTCTATAAGTTAGGCAAGTACGAAGAAGCGCTAGAGTGTCACGACAAAGCTCTTGAAATTAATCCGTTGTCGGAATATGCATGGAACGGCAA includes these proteins:
- a CDS encoding tetratricopeptide repeat protein gives rise to the protein MKFDTKFIKAWNYKGVALYKLERYKEAIACYDKALEISPRSDFAWNGKGDALRRLGNYTEAITCFNNALEINPRSDFAWSFKGKVLTKLGQYEEALECHDKALEINPLSEYAWNDKGDTLYKLGKYEEALECHDKALEINPLSEYAWNG